The following proteins are co-located in the Solidesulfovibrio fructosivorans JJ] genome:
- a CDS encoding putative bifunctional diguanylate cyclase/phosphodiesterase, giving the protein MLPEPSDLLESLPSYAAVLDAAGVVVAANASCQSLLREIAPGEPVGRAFTDYCNALLQSSSAKAVREGLAAVLKGKAPRYAMDLSYGKTQSTSWRSMVVTPLTGALPGALVILTDISRQKQLEEHILHDAFHDTLTGLFNRALFLNRLDQAIKRLKRNPEALYAVVYLDIDRFKLVNKTFGHVTGDRLLMVIANRLQKLLRDVDTLARFGGDEFAILVEDVAGLADASAMADSVLRHLAAPFRLKKQEIFVTCSIGVVLGSGAYEHPDQVLRDADNAMYSSKEHGGDHYTVFDAGMRVLTQRRMEMELALRHALESGEMTVHYQPIVSLTTGEITGVEALARWFHPTQGTIPPSEFIPIAEETGLINDLGALVLRQACRRMVALGKENPDATHLTLSVNISGRQFKRPDFVEEVAAILTETDIDPSLVKLELTESVLMDNADEAVDTIKRLKALSVKVVIDDFGTGYSSLSYIQRFPFDSLKVDRSFVGNMNEAEQNMEIVRTIIAMAHKLGLEVVAEGVELAEHRTALSDLRCESAQGFYFSKPVAGEELETLVRKKWNITPPADGTV; this is encoded by the coding sequence GGGGTTGTCGTCGCGGCCAACGCCTCCTGCCAGTCCCTGTTGCGGGAGATCGCCCCGGGCGAACCCGTGGGACGCGCCTTCACCGACTATTGCAACGCCCTTCTCCAGTCCTCGTCCGCCAAGGCCGTGCGCGAAGGCTTGGCCGCGGTGCTCAAGGGAAAAGCGCCCCGCTACGCCATGGACCTGTCCTACGGCAAGACGCAGTCCACAAGCTGGCGCTCCATGGTCGTGACGCCGCTTACCGGAGCGCTGCCCGGCGCGCTGGTCATCCTCACGGACATCTCGCGGCAAAAGCAGCTCGAGGAGCACATCCTCCACGACGCCTTCCATGATACCCTGACCGGGCTTTTCAACCGGGCCCTGTTCCTCAACCGCCTGGATCAGGCCATAAAGCGCCTCAAACGCAATCCCGAGGCCCTCTACGCGGTCGTCTATCTCGACATAGACCGCTTCAAGCTGGTCAACAAAACATTCGGCCACGTCACCGGCGACCGGTTGCTCATGGTCATCGCCAACCGGCTGCAAAAGCTTCTGCGCGACGTGGACACCCTGGCCCGTTTTGGCGGCGACGAGTTCGCCATCCTGGTGGAGGACGTGGCCGGCCTGGCCGACGCCAGCGCCATGGCCGACAGCGTGCTGCGCCATCTGGCCGCGCCGTTTCGCCTCAAGAAACAGGAAATTTTCGTCACGTGCAGCATCGGCGTGGTGCTCGGCTCCGGGGCCTATGAACACCCCGACCAGGTGCTGCGCGATGCGGACAACGCCATGTACAGCTCCAAGGAGCACGGCGGCGACCACTACACCGTGTTCGACGCCGGCATGCGGGTGCTCACCCAGCGCCGCATGGAGATGGAGCTGGCCTTGCGCCATGCCCTGGAATCGGGCGAAATGACGGTCCACTACCAGCCCATCGTGTCGCTGACGACAGGCGAGATCACCGGCGTCGAGGCGCTGGCCCGCTGGTTCCATCCCACCCAGGGGACGATCCCGCCAAGCGAATTCATTCCCATCGCCGAAGAAACCGGGTTGATAAACGATCTCGGAGCCCTGGTCCTGCGCCAGGCCTGCCGGCGCATGGTGGCCCTGGGCAAGGAAAACCCGGACGCCACACATTTGACGCTTTCCGTCAACATTTCCGGCCGCCAGTTCAAGCGGCCGGATTTCGTGGAGGAAGTGGCCGCCATCCTGACCGAAACCGACATAGACCCCTCGCTGGTCAAGCTCGAGCTGACCGAATCCGTGCTCATGGACAACGCCGACGAGGCGGTGGACACCATCAAGCGGCTCAAGGCCCTGTCGGTCAAAGTGGTCATCGACGACTTCGGCACGGGCTATTCCTCGTTGTCCTACATCCAGCGCTTCCCCTTCGACAGCCTCAAGGTGGACCGTTCGTTCGTGGGGAACATGAACGAGGCGGAACAAAACATGGAGATCGTGCGCACGATCATCGCCATGGCGCACAAACTGGGCCTGGAGGTGGTGGCCGAAGGGGTGGAGCTGGCCGAGCACCGCACAGCCCTGTCGGACCTGCGCTGCGAAAGCGCCCAGGGATTCTACTTTTCCAAGCCCGTGGCCGGTGAGGAACTCGAGACGCTGGTACGCAAGAAATGGAATATCACTCCACCCGCCGACGGTACGGTATAG